The Bacillota bacterium genome includes the window CGGAGCCACTCCTCCGCCCCGCCGGGGGCCGCCCGCTCCCCGGCGACCAAGGCCGGGGCCGGGCTGCGCGCCTGCCCCGCCGTCACCCCTCCTCCCTCCTCAGCGCCGACGAAGCCGGTAGACGGCCAGCGCCACGGCGCCCGCGGCCACCAGGCCGGCCACCGCCCAGAGGACCGGCCCACCGCCCGCGGGCGCGGGGCGGGCCGCCGTCCCGCCGGCAGGGGGCTGCGGGGCGGAGGGGGCCGGCGGGGCGGGGGAGGGCGTCGCACCGGCTCCCGTGCCGCCCGTCCCGCCCGGGCCGCCCGCGCCGGCGGCGGGGCCGCCGGCGGTGACGCGGAAGGTGAAGCTGCCGCTGAGGGAGTGGCCGTCGGTGGAAAGGTTCTTCCAGCGGACGGTGTAGGTGCCCGGCGGCAGGCCGGGTTTCAGGGCCACCTCCATGGCCCGGTTGCCGCCGGTCAGGCGGCTCGGACCGGCGGTGACGTCCCGTCCCTGGGCGTCGACGACGCTCATGGAGGAGAAGGCCGGCTCCATCTCCTCGCTGAAGTAGGCGGTGACGCGGGCGG containing:
- a CDS encoding copper resistance protein CopC, yielding MSLLGHRRRAAVAVLAALLLALPASRAWAHADFVRSDPAPGSTLERAPARVTAYFSEEMEPAFSSMSVVDAQGRDVTAGPSRLTGGNRAMEVALKPGLPPGTYTVRWKNLSTDGHSLSGSFTFRVTAGGPAAGAGGPGGTGGTGAGATPSPAPPAPSAPQPPAGGTAARPAPAGGGPVLWAVAGLVAAGAVALAVYRLRRR